The Streptomyces tendae genome has a window encoding:
- a CDS encoding ABC transporter ATP-binding protein → MTPVLQLERLSWSVGGAHIIDDVSLAVREGELLAVIGPNGAGKTSLFNLITGLTWPTGGAVRLDGHDITALPPHRRVRRGVGRTFQSSSVFATMTVAEHVDLAARSAGVRRIGAADVTGVLDRVRLAHRCADLAAGLSHGDKRKLELAMLLAPTLGAGSSGSRLMLLDEPMAGVASEETGELTDLIRSLHHDEGRTVMLVEHHMDVVLGLADRVAVMHHGRLLAAASPAEVMADATVQQAYLGDEL, encoded by the coding sequence ATGACGCCCGTACTGCAACTGGAGCGGCTGAGCTGGTCGGTGGGCGGAGCTCACATCATCGACGACGTGTCGCTCGCCGTGCGCGAGGGGGAGCTCCTCGCCGTCATCGGCCCCAACGGGGCGGGGAAGACGTCCCTGTTCAACCTGATCACCGGACTGACCTGGCCGACCGGCGGCGCCGTCCGCCTCGACGGCCACGACATCACCGCCCTGCCCCCGCACCGCCGGGTGCGCCGGGGCGTCGGACGGACCTTCCAGTCGTCGTCGGTGTTCGCGACCATGACGGTCGCCGAGCACGTCGACCTGGCCGCCCGCTCGGCCGGGGTGCGCCGGATCGGCGCGGCGGACGTGACCGGCGTCCTGGACCGGGTCCGTCTGGCCCACCGGTGCGCGGACCTCGCGGCCGGCCTCTCGCACGGCGACAAACGCAAGCTGGAGCTGGCGATGCTGCTCGCGCCCACCCTCGGCGCGGGCTCGTCCGGCTCCCGGCTGATGCTGCTGGACGAGCCGATGGCCGGGGTGGCCTCCGAGGAGACCGGAGAACTCACCGACCTGATCCGCTCGTTGCACCATGACGAGGGCCGCACCGTGATGCTGGTCGAGCACCACATGGACGTGGTGCTCGGCCTCGCCGACCGGGTCGCCGTCATGCACCACGGCCGGCTGCTCGCCGCCGCGAGCCCCGCCGAGGTGATGGCGGACGCCACCGTCCAGCAGGCCTACCTGGGAGACGAGCTGTGA
- a CDS encoding substrate-binding domain-containing protein yields MRRPLFLSAAVALLATAFTAGCSSPGSSTASGAEEVKVALITSTSGPLASYGEQYLRGFEAGLDHATDGTGTVDGVKVTVLKDDDGGDPAKGVSLAKQRIGQGVPIIAGSAVSGVATQIAPVAAQNKTLYISGPAATDALTGVNRYTFRSGRQTYQDVLTAKHILGDSPGRKVVVLAQDNAFGQANAAAVTAVLGTGGTTVSEVLAPPAATDLTPVASKVKAARPDMVFVAWAGDTAQSMWSTLDQQGVLDAATVVTGLDSRASYPVFGKAREKVTLLAHYVPGAAGTPEAEAMRAYFGKKKWQEDLFTPDGFNAAQMVVEAVRAGGAKGDTDAMVKALEGFSFSGVKGPNTVRAADHALLQPTFQARFTGEGAPRVSRTFSAEQVAPAESRIG; encoded by the coding sequence ATGCGTAGACCCCTTTTCCTGTCCGCCGCCGTGGCCCTGCTCGCCACCGCCTTCACCGCCGGCTGTTCCAGCCCCGGCAGCAGCACCGCCTCCGGTGCCGAGGAGGTGAAGGTCGCCCTCATCACCTCCACCAGCGGCCCGCTGGCCTCGTACGGAGAGCAGTACCTGCGGGGCTTCGAGGCCGGCCTCGACCACGCGACCGACGGCACCGGCACCGTCGACGGCGTGAAGGTGACGGTGCTGAAGGACGACGACGGCGGCGACCCCGCCAAGGGTGTCTCCCTCGCCAAGCAGCGCATCGGGCAGGGCGTGCCGATCATCGCCGGCTCCGCGGTCTCCGGTGTCGCCACCCAGATCGCGCCCGTCGCCGCGCAGAACAAGACCCTCTACATCAGCGGGCCCGCCGCCACCGACGCGCTGACCGGTGTGAACCGCTACACCTTCCGCTCCGGCCGCCAGACCTACCAGGACGTGCTGACCGCCAAGCACATCCTGGGCGACTCCCCGGGCAGGAAGGTCGTCGTGCTGGCCCAGGACAACGCCTTCGGGCAGGCCAACGCCGCCGCCGTCACCGCCGTCCTCGGCACCGGCGGCACCACGGTGAGCGAGGTGCTGGCCCCGCCCGCCGCCACCGACCTGACCCCCGTGGCGAGCAAGGTGAAGGCGGCCCGGCCGGACATGGTGTTCGTCGCGTGGGCCGGGGACACCGCCCAGTCGATGTGGTCCACCCTCGACCAGCAGGGCGTGCTGGACGCCGCCACCGTCGTCACCGGCCTGGACAGCAGGGCCAGTTACCCGGTCTTCGGCAAGGCGCGCGAGAAGGTGACGCTGCTCGCGCACTACGTGCCCGGCGCCGCCGGAACCCCGGAGGCCGAGGCGATGCGGGCGTACTTCGGGAAGAAGAAGTGGCAGGAGGACCTGTTCACCCCGGACGGCTTCAACGCCGCGCAGATGGTCGTCGAGGCGGTCCGGGCGGGCGGCGCGAAGGGCGACACCGACGCCATGGTGAAGGCCCTCGAAGGCTTCTCGTTCTCCGGGGTGAAGGGGCCGAACACCGTGCGGGCCGCCGACCACGCGCTGCTGCAGCCCACGTTCCAGGCGCGGTTCACCGGCGAGGGAGCGCCGCGCGTGTCGCGGACCTTCTCCGCCGAGCAGGTCGCCCCCGCCGAGTCGAGGATCGGCTGA
- a CDS encoding SDR family oxidoreductase produces the protein MPVTRNPLEGRTAVVTGAARGLGAALARELSARGMKVALLGREERTLRQVREELPGEGGCWEVDVTDDRGLAETGADIRARLGPPSVVIANAGVAEGGPFPESDPAVWRRVIEVNLVGSAATARTFIGDLTGTAGYFLQVASLASIGSAPLMSAYCASKAGVESFAHSLRAEMAHRHVGVGIAYINWTDTDMIRGVDDHAVLRELRGHMPAPARKVYPVEHVAGRLVDAVQRRRPSVYVPGWLRATQLVRAAMPPVVTALSRRELPRLAASRPFEATGLLGAGGRADQEASRHRSTS, from the coding sequence ATGCCGGTCACCCGGAACCCCTTGGAGGGAAGGACCGCCGTCGTCACCGGAGCGGCGCGCGGGCTGGGCGCGGCTCTGGCCCGGGAGCTGTCCGCGCGCGGCATGAAGGTGGCGTTGCTCGGACGGGAGGAGCGGACGCTGCGGCAGGTGCGGGAGGAACTGCCGGGCGAGGGCGGCTGCTGGGAGGTCGACGTCACCGACGACCGGGGACTGGCCGAGACCGGCGCGGACATCCGGGCACGTCTCGGACCGCCGTCCGTCGTCATCGCCAACGCGGGGGTCGCCGAGGGCGGGCCGTTCCCCGAGTCGGACCCGGCGGTGTGGCGCCGGGTGATCGAGGTGAACCTGGTCGGCAGCGCGGCCACCGCCCGCACGTTCATCGGGGACCTGACCGGCACCGCCGGCTACTTCCTCCAGGTGGCGTCACTGGCGTCGATCGGCTCGGCGCCGCTGATGAGCGCGTACTGCGCGTCCAAGGCGGGTGTGGAGTCGTTCGCGCACTCCCTGCGGGCGGAGATGGCCCACCGGCACGTGGGGGTGGGCATCGCCTACATCAACTGGACCGACACCGACATGATCCGGGGTGTGGACGACCATGCGGTGCTGCGCGAACTGCGCGGGCACATGCCGGCCCCGGCCCGGAAGGTGTACCCGGTGGAGCATGTGGCCGGGCGGCTGGTGGACGCGGTGCAGCGGCGCCGCCCGTCGGTCTACGTGCCGGGCTGGCTGCGCGCGACCCAGCTGGTGCGCGCGGCGATGCCGCCGGTGGTGACGGCGCTGTCCCGGCGCGAGCTGCCACGGCTGGCCGCCTCCCGGCCGTTCGAGGCGACGGGCCTGCTGGGCGCCGGGGGCCGCGCGGACCAGGAGGCCTCGCGGCACCGCAGCACGTCCTGA
- a CDS encoding M55 family metallopeptidase, producing MKILISADMEGATGVTWPADVLPGTPQWERCRSMFTSDVDAAVRGFLDGGADEVLINEAHWTMRNLLLERLDERAEMLTGRHKSLSMVEGVQHGDVDGIAFIGYHAGAGMEGVLAHTFLANSITGVWLNDVRASEGLLNAHVAAEYGVPVILVTGDDVACEDALGYAPEALKVAVKDHVSRYAAVCRTPARTAADIHAAAREAAALAVRHEPVRGGPFTVAVEFDAEHLATSVTVVPGVSRTGERKVLYTSDTMYDSIRTFKAVTTIASAAVEEQYG from the coding sequence ATGAAGATCCTCATCAGCGCCGACATGGAGGGCGCCACCGGTGTCACCTGGCCGGCCGACGTCCTGCCGGGGACGCCCCAGTGGGAGCGGTGCCGGTCGATGTTCACGTCCGACGTGGACGCGGCCGTCCGTGGCTTCCTCGACGGCGGCGCCGACGAGGTGCTGATCAACGAGGCGCACTGGACCATGCGCAACCTGCTGCTGGAGCGGCTCGACGAGCGCGCCGAGATGCTGACCGGCCGGCACAAGTCCCTGTCCATGGTCGAAGGCGTGCAGCACGGCGACGTCGACGGCATCGCCTTCATCGGCTACCACGCGGGCGCCGGCATGGAGGGCGTCCTCGCGCACACCTTCCTCGCCAACTCCATCACCGGCGTGTGGCTCAACGACGTACGGGCCAGCGAGGGCCTGCTCAACGCGCACGTGGCCGCCGAGTACGGCGTGCCGGTGATCCTGGTCACCGGCGACGACGTGGCCTGCGAGGACGCCCTCGGCTACGCGCCCGAGGCGCTGAAGGTCGCCGTCAAGGACCACGTGTCGCGCTACGCCGCGGTGTGCCGCACCCCTGCGCGCACGGCCGCCGACATCCACGCGGCCGCCAGGGAGGCGGCCGCGCTGGCGGTGCGCCACGAACCGGTCCGCGGGGGGCCGTTCACCGTGGCGGTGGAGTTCGACGCCGAGCACCTGGCGACCTCCGTCACCGTCGTCCCGGGCGTGTCCCGGACCGGCGAGCGCAAGGTGCTGTACACCAGCGACACCATGTACGACTCAATCCGCACCTTCAAGGCGGTCACCACGATCGCCTCGGCCGCGGTGGAGGAGCAGTATGGCTGA
- a CDS encoding M20/M25/M40 family metallo-hydrolase, whose translation MADQRALEEVVTFTSDLIRIDTTNRGGGDCRERPAAEYAAARLAEAGLEPVLLERTPGRTNVVARLEGTDPSADALLLHGHLDVVPAEPADWSVHPFSGEIRDGVVWGRGAVDMKNMDAMILSVVRSWAREGVRPRRDVVIAFTADEEASAADGAGFLADRHAGLFEGCTEGVSESGAYTFHDGQGRQFYPIGAGERGTGWMRLTARGRAGHGSKVNQENAVTRLAAAVTRIGEHEWPLRLTPTVRAALTEIAAVYGVDADLSDVDALLDKLGGAAKLVEATVRNSTNPTMLDAGYKVNVIPGEAVAHVDGRFLPGAEDEFRATMDRLTGPDVDWEFAHREVALQAPVDSPTFARMREAVEEFAPGAHTVPYCMSGGTDAKQFSRLGITGYGFAPLKLPEGFDYQALFHGVDERVPVEALEFGVRVLDRFLRSA comes from the coding sequence ATGGCTGACCAGCGGGCCCTGGAGGAGGTCGTGACCTTCACGTCCGACCTCATCAGGATCGACACGACCAACCGGGGCGGCGGCGACTGCCGCGAGCGGCCGGCCGCCGAGTACGCGGCGGCGCGGCTCGCCGAGGCCGGTCTCGAACCGGTCCTGCTGGAGCGCACCCCCGGCCGGACCAACGTCGTGGCGCGCCTGGAGGGCACCGACCCGTCCGCCGACGCGCTGCTGCTCCACGGCCACCTGGACGTCGTGCCGGCCGAGCCCGCCGACTGGAGCGTGCACCCCTTCTCCGGGGAGATCCGCGACGGCGTCGTGTGGGGACGCGGCGCCGTCGACATGAAGAACATGGACGCGATGATCCTGTCCGTGGTGCGGTCCTGGGCGCGGGAGGGCGTGCGGCCCCGCCGTGACGTCGTCATCGCCTTCACCGCCGACGAGGAGGCGAGCGCGGCGGACGGCGCCGGCTTCCTCGCCGACCGGCACGCCGGCCTCTTCGAGGGCTGCACCGAGGGCGTCAGCGAGTCCGGCGCGTACACCTTCCACGACGGCCAGGGCCGGCAGTTCTACCCGATCGGGGCCGGCGAGCGCGGCACCGGCTGGATGCGGCTCACCGCCCGCGGCCGGGCCGGACACGGCTCCAAGGTGAACCAGGAGAACGCGGTCACCCGCCTCGCCGCCGCCGTCACCCGCATCGGCGAGCACGAGTGGCCGCTGCGGCTCACCCCGACCGTGCGGGCCGCGCTGACCGAGATCGCCGCCGTGTACGGCGTCGACGCCGACCTGTCCGACGTGGACGCCCTGCTGGACAAGCTCGGCGGTGCGGCCAAGCTCGTCGAGGCCACCGTCCGCAACAGCACCAACCCGACGATGCTCGACGCCGGGTACAAGGTCAACGTGATCCCGGGCGAGGCCGTGGCGCATGTCGACGGCCGCTTCCTGCCGGGCGCCGAGGACGAGTTCCGGGCGACCATGGACCGGCTCACCGGACCGGACGTCGACTGGGAGTTCGCCCACCGCGAGGTGGCGCTGCAGGCGCCGGTCGACTCGCCGACGTTCGCCCGGATGCGGGAGGCCGTCGAGGAGTTCGCCCCCGGGGCGCACACCGTGCCCTACTGCATGTCCGGCGGCACCGACGCCAAGCAGTTCTCCCGGCTCGGCATCACCGGCTACGGTTTCGCACCGCTGAAGCTGCCCGAGGGCTTCGACTACCAGGCCCTCTTCCACGGAGTGGACGAGCGCGTCCCGGTCGAGGCGCTCGAGTTCGGTGTCCGGGTGCTCGACCGGTTCCTGCGGTCGGCCTGA
- a CDS encoding LpqB family beta-propeller domain-containing protein has product MGETVQTLAYGEWPSPVDAATAAAHDGSPEFAGFVGDEVWWTEPRPAEAGRRTLVRRHADGTEESVLPAPWNVRSRVVEYGGRPWAGTVRDDGPLVVFAHFPDQRLYRWEPGEEPRPLTPVSPVGLGLRWADPVVLPERDEVWCVLEEFTGDGPSDVRRVLAAVPLDGSAAGDRTAVRELTDGRHRFVTGPRLSPDGTRAAWIGWDHPRMPWDGTELLVADVRPDGTLSGARTVAGGPEESVAQADWTGDGRLLYASDRTGWWNLYRDGEPVCPRPEEFGGPLWKLGLSWFAPLDGGLIAVLHGKGALRLGVLDPETCEVVDAAGPWSEFTPGLAALGERVVAVGAGPASSHEVVELDTRTGRARVIGSAHQDAVDPAYYPEPHVRTFTGPDGREIHAQVYPPRNPDCAGPEGELPPYVIWAHGGPTSRVPLVLDLEIAYFTSRGIGVAEVNYGGSTGYGRAYRNRLREQWGVVDVEDCAAVALALAEEGTADRDRLAVRGGSAGGWTTAASLTTTDVYACGTIIYPVLDLTGWGTGETHDFESQYLETLIGPRAEVPERYEQRSPATHADRLTAPFLLLQGLDDVICPPVQCERFLARLAGRGVPHAYLTFEGEGHGFRRAETMVRALEAELSLYAQVFELKVSGVPVLELEQ; this is encoded by the coding sequence GTGGGGGAGACAGTGCAGACCCTGGCGTACGGCGAATGGCCCTCGCCCGTCGACGCGGCGACCGCCGCGGCGCACGACGGCAGTCCCGAGTTCGCGGGCTTCGTCGGCGACGAGGTGTGGTGGACCGAACCCCGGCCCGCCGAGGCGGGCCGGCGCACCCTGGTGCGGCGGCACGCCGACGGCACGGAGGAGTCCGTGCTGCCCGCCCCGTGGAACGTGCGCAGCCGGGTCGTCGAGTACGGCGGCCGCCCCTGGGCCGGCACCGTGCGCGACGACGGCCCGCTCGTGGTGTTCGCGCACTTCCCCGACCAGCGCCTGTACCGCTGGGAGCCGGGCGAGGAGCCCCGCCCCCTCACCCCGGTCTCCCCGGTCGGGCTGGGGCTGCGCTGGGCCGACCCCGTGGTGCTGCCGGAGCGCGACGAGGTGTGGTGCGTCCTGGAGGAGTTCACCGGCGACGGCCCGAGCGACGTACGCCGGGTCCTGGCCGCCGTGCCGCTCGACGGCTCCGCCGCCGGCGACCGGACCGCCGTGAGGGAACTGACCGACGGGCGGCACCGTTTCGTCACCGGACCGCGCCTCTCCCCGGACGGAACGCGCGCCGCCTGGATCGGCTGGGACCACCCCCGCATGCCGTGGGACGGCACCGAGCTGCTCGTCGCCGACGTCCGCCCGGACGGCACCCTGAGCGGCGCCCGCACCGTGGCCGGCGGACCCGAGGAGTCCGTCGCCCAGGCCGACTGGACCGGCGACGGCCGCCTGCTGTACGCGAGCGACCGCACCGGCTGGTGGAACCTCTACCGGGACGGGGAGCCGGTCTGTCCGCGCCCGGAGGAGTTCGGCGGGCCGCTGTGGAAGCTGGGCCTGAGCTGGTTCGCCCCGCTGGACGGCGGACTGATCGCCGTCCTGCACGGCAAGGGCGCCCTGCGGCTCGGCGTGCTCGATCCGGAGACCTGCGAGGTCGTCGACGCGGCCGGCCCGTGGAGCGAGTTCACCCCCGGCCTCGCGGCGCTCGGCGAACGGGTCGTGGCCGTCGGCGCCGGTCCGGCCAGCTCCCACGAGGTGGTGGAGCTGGACACCAGGACCGGCCGGGCCCGCGTCATCGGCTCCGCGCACCAGGACGCCGTGGACCCCGCCTACTATCCCGAGCCGCACGTCCGCACCTTCACCGGACCGGACGGCCGGGAGATCCACGCCCAGGTCTACCCGCCGCGCAACCCGGACTGCGCCGGCCCCGAGGGCGAGCTGCCCCCGTACGTGATCTGGGCGCACGGAGGCCCCACCAGCCGGGTGCCGCTGGTGCTCGACCTGGAGATCGCCTACTTCACCTCGCGCGGCATCGGCGTCGCCGAGGTCAACTACGGCGGCTCCACCGGCTACGGACGCGCCTACCGCAACCGGCTGCGCGAACAGTGGGGCGTGGTCGACGTCGAGGACTGCGCCGCCGTCGCGCTCGCCCTCGCCGAGGAGGGCACCGCCGACCGCGACCGGCTCGCCGTGCGCGGCGGCAGCGCCGGCGGCTGGACCACCGCCGCCTCCCTCACCACCACCGACGTCTACGCCTGCGGCACGATCATCTACCCGGTGCTGGACCTCACCGGCTGGGGCACGGGGGAGACCCACGACTTCGAGTCCCAGTACCTGGAGACCCTGATCGGCCCGCGTGCCGAGGTGCCCGAGCGGTACGAGCAGCGCTCGCCCGCCACCCACGCCGACCGGCTCACCGCGCCGTTCCTGCTGCTCCAAGGACTCGACGACGTGATCTGCCCGCCCGTGCAGTGCGAGCGGTTCCTGGCCCGGCTGGCCGGCCGGGGCGTCCCGCACGCCTACCTCACCTTCGAGGGGGAGGGGCACGGCTTCCGGCGCGCGGAGACCATGGTGCGCGCCCTGGAGGCCGAGCTGTCCCTGTACGCCCAGGTGTTCGAGCTGAAGGTGTCCGGCGTCCCCGTCCTGGAGCTGGAGCAGTGA
- a CDS encoding S66 peptidase family protein: MTALAPLRRPPRLAPGARVAVVAPSGPLPEERLAAGFDVLRGWGLDPVAAPHVLDRHGELRYLAGTDADRAVDLQDAWCDPSVDAVICARGGFGAQRMVDALDWEAMRAAGPKVLVGFSDITTLHEAFAVRLGLVTLHGPMAAGVDFVKSARAQEHLRATLFAPESVRTIRSDGTAMVPGRARGVTLGGCLSLIVGGIGTPHTHGSARGGLLCLEDVGEETYRLDRYLTQLLRAGYLDGVTGVLLGSWAECDPYDQVRALLADRLGGLGVPVAEQFGFGHCDDALTLPFGVAAELDADAGTLTLEEPALS; the protein is encoded by the coding sequence GTGACCGCGCTCGCGCCGCTGCGGCGGCCGCCCCGCCTCGCCCCCGGCGCCCGGGTGGCCGTGGTCGCCCCCAGCGGTCCCCTTCCGGAGGAGCGGCTCGCGGCCGGGTTCGACGTGCTGCGCGGCTGGGGTCTCGACCCGGTGGCCGCCCCGCACGTCCTCGACCGGCACGGTGAGCTGCGCTATCTCGCCGGCACCGACGCCGACCGTGCCGTCGACCTGCAGGACGCCTGGTGCGACCCGTCCGTCGACGCGGTGATCTGCGCGCGCGGCGGGTTCGGCGCCCAGCGCATGGTCGATGCCCTCGACTGGGAGGCGATGCGGGCCGCCGGGCCGAAGGTGCTCGTTGGATTCAGCGACATCACCACGCTGCACGAGGCGTTCGCGGTGCGGCTCGGCCTGGTCACCCTGCACGGGCCGATGGCCGCCGGCGTCGACTTCGTCAAGAGCGCCCGCGCCCAGGAACACCTCAGAGCGACCCTCTTCGCCCCCGAGTCGGTCCGCACGATCCGCTCCGACGGCACCGCGATGGTGCCGGGGCGGGCCCGCGGGGTGACCCTCGGCGGCTGCCTCTCCCTGATCGTCGGCGGCATCGGCACCCCGCACACCCACGGCTCGGCGCGCGGCGGACTGCTGTGCCTGGAGGACGTGGGGGAGGAGACCTACCGTCTCGACCGCTACCTCACCCAGCTGCTGCGCGCCGGGTACCTCGACGGCGTCACCGGGGTGCTGCTCGGCTCCTGGGCCGAGTGCGATCCGTACGACCAGGTGCGCGCCCTGCTCGCCGACCGGCTCGGGGGTCTCGGTGTGCCGGTGGCCGAGCAGTTCGGCTTCGGCCACTGCGACGACGCCCTGACCCTCCCCTTCGGGGTCGCCGCCGAACTCGACGCCGACGCGGGCACCCTGACCCTGGAGGAACCCGCGCTGAGCTGA
- a CDS encoding GNAT family N-acetyltransferase, whose translation MPHTASPYLTEGRRVGLRHFTQADGAEFTARARESKDLHHPWLFPPDTAPAYAAYAKRLTDDPTKAGFLVCEKDAGGALAGFVNINNIVEGGFLCGALGYGAFAHAAGRGLMREALDLLARYAFGPMRLHRLEINVQPGNAASIALARACGFRKEGFSPKMLYIDGAWRDHERWALTSEMLTPGA comes from the coding sequence GTGCCGCACACCGCTTCCCCCTACCTCACCGAAGGCCGCCGCGTGGGGCTCCGTCACTTCACCCAGGCCGACGGTGCCGAGTTCACCGCACGCGCCCGGGAGAGCAAGGACCTGCACCACCCCTGGCTGTTCCCGCCGGACACGGCGCCCGCCTACGCCGCGTACGCGAAGCGGTTGACCGACGACCCCACCAAGGCCGGGTTCCTGGTCTGCGAGAAGGACGCCGGCGGCGCCCTCGCCGGGTTCGTCAACATCAACAACATCGTCGAGGGCGGCTTCCTGTGCGGTGCGCTGGGTTACGGCGCCTTCGCCCACGCGGCGGGACGCGGGCTGATGCGCGAGGCACTGGACCTCCTCGCGCGGTACGCCTTCGGACCGATGCGGCTGCACCGGCTGGAGATCAACGTGCAGCCCGGCAACGCCGCCTCCATCGCCCTGGCCCGCGCCTGCGGCTTCCGCAAGGAGGGCTTCTCCCCGAAGATGCTCTACATCGACGGCGCCTGGCGCGACCACGAACGCTGGGCGCTCACCAGCGAGATGCTGACGCCCGGCGCCTGA
- a CDS encoding DUF5107 domain-containing protein: MEIVTTIRREVLTLPAAQLGPDNPLPALRPLDEMHRIEDRDKKDLPRDMARQIGYAPLRSLLPVPVRDGYGRDREPRRLDTLVIENDRLRATVLPGLGGRIASLVHKPTGRELLYVNPVFQPANFALNGAWFSGGIEWNIGATGHTTLSCSPVHAAVVPAPDGGEMLRLWEWERLRDLPFQVDLWLPDGSDFLYVGARIRNPHERQVPTYWWSNIAVPEDCRVLAPAEEAYHFGYEQRLRRVPVPEYDGADRTYPPNSTYAADYFYEVPEARRRWIAALDADGHGLVQTSTDTLRGRKLFVWGRGPGGRSWQQWLTEPGTAGYCEIQAGLARTQLEHVRLEPESEVSWLEAYGPFEAPREGEWGAVLDEAETRLEGVLPRADVEAAYAAWLPCADTEPGERLAAGSGWGALEVLRTGWKLPGTPFDESTLGDDQEPWLRLLRAGSLPEPSAGRPPGGTLVARHWRDMLETAPATGLTEYHLGVAQWHGGDRAQAVRSWERGLAQPGPSWPVLRCLAVADREERHPERAADRYVRAFDDLCREAGEPDGEWTAVVAALGREAIEALLAVGRTENARSVWRRLAPATRARGRFRLIEAGLLLAEGRREEARAVFDAGFQVADLREGDEVIGRLWARLTEEPLPERYDFRMRPTP, encoded by the coding sequence ATGGAGATCGTGACGACGATCCGACGTGAGGTACTGACGCTGCCCGCGGCACAGCTGGGCCCCGACAACCCCCTGCCCGCCCTGCGGCCCCTCGACGAGATGCACCGCATCGAGGACCGTGACAAGAAGGACCTGCCGCGCGACATGGCCCGGCAGATCGGCTACGCCCCCCTGCGCAGCCTGCTGCCGGTTCCGGTCCGCGACGGCTACGGCCGTGACCGCGAGCCACGCCGGCTCGACACCCTCGTCATCGAGAACGACCGGCTGCGGGCCACCGTCCTGCCCGGCCTCGGCGGCCGGATCGCCTCCCTCGTCCACAAGCCCACGGGCCGCGAACTGCTGTACGTGAACCCGGTGTTCCAGCCCGCCAACTTCGCCCTCAACGGCGCCTGGTTCTCCGGCGGCATCGAATGGAACATCGGCGCCACCGGCCACACCACCCTCTCCTGCTCACCGGTGCACGCCGCCGTCGTCCCGGCCCCCGACGGCGGGGAGATGCTCCGCCTGTGGGAGTGGGAGCGGCTGCGCGACCTGCCCTTCCAGGTCGACCTGTGGCTGCCGGACGGCTCCGACTTCCTCTATGTCGGCGCGCGGATCCGCAACCCGCACGAGCGGCAGGTGCCGACCTACTGGTGGTCCAACATCGCCGTCCCCGAGGACTGCCGCGTGCTGGCCCCCGCCGAGGAGGCCTACCACTTCGGCTACGAGCAGCGCCTGCGCCGCGTCCCCGTCCCGGAGTACGACGGCGCCGACCGCACCTACCCGCCGAACAGCACCTACGCCGCCGACTACTTCTACGAGGTCCCCGAGGCCCGCAGGCGCTGGATCGCCGCACTGGACGCCGACGGCCACGGCCTCGTGCAGACCTCCACCGACACGCTGCGCGGGCGGAAACTGTTCGTGTGGGGCCGCGGACCCGGCGGGCGGAGCTGGCAGCAGTGGCTCACCGAACCCGGCACCGCCGGCTACTGCGAGATCCAGGCCGGTCTCGCCCGCACCCAGCTGGAACACGTCCGGCTGGAGCCGGAGAGCGAGGTGTCCTGGCTGGAGGCGTACGGGCCCTTCGAGGCGCCGCGCGAGGGGGAGTGGGGCGCGGTCCTGGACGAGGCCGAGACCCGCCTGGAGGGTGTCCTGCCGCGCGCCGACGTCGAGGCGGCCTACGCGGCCTGGCTGCCCTGCGCCGACACCGAACCCGGCGAGCGGCTGGCCGCCGGGTCCGGCTGGGGCGCCCTCGAAGTGCTCCGCACCGGGTGGAAGCTGCCCGGCACGCCCTTCGACGAGTCCACCCTGGGCGACGACCAGGAGCCGTGGCTGCGTCTGCTGCGCGCCGGTTCCCTGCCCGAGCCGTCCGCCGGCCGGCCGCCGGGCGGGACGCTGGTGGCCCGGCACTGGCGGGACATGCTGGAGACGGCGCCCGCGACCGGTCTCACCGAGTACCACCTGGGCGTCGCCCAGTGGCACGGCGGCGACCGGGCGCAGGCCGTGCGCAGCTGGGAGCGCGGGCTGGCGCAGCCGGGCCCGTCCTGGCCGGTGCTGCGCTGCCTCGCCGTCGCCGACCGGGAGGAACGCCACCCCGAGCGCGCCGCCGACCGCTATGTGCGGGCCTTCGACGACCTGTGCCGTGAGGCCGGGGAACCGGACGGGGAGTGGACCGCCGTCGTCGCCGCGCTCGGGCGGGAGGCGATCGAGGCGCTGCTCGCGGTGGGACGTACGGAGAACGCCCGGTCCGTGTGGCGGCGGCTGGCCCCCGCGACCCGGGCCCGCGGACGCTTCCGGCTGATCGAGGCGGGCCTGCTGCTCGCCGAGGGCCGGCGGGAGGAGGCCCGCGCCGTGTTCGACGCGGGCTTCCAGGTCGCCGACCTGCGGGAGGGCGACGAGGTCATCGGGCGGCTGTGGGCCCGGCTCACGGAGGAACCACTGCCCGAGCGGTACGACTTCAGGATGCGACCCACGCCGTGA
- a CDS encoding VOC family protein, whose translation MEILGATLRVCVDDIETAIPFYERLSGGAALRFERGGVQVAAVGCFLLMSGPEAELDVLRKVAATIAVQDVDETRQVLEEMGAAVLAGPLPTPVGRNLIARHPDGAVYEYADRRS comes from the coding sequence ATGGAGATTCTGGGTGCCACACTGCGCGTCTGCGTCGACGACATCGAGACCGCCATCCCCTTCTACGAGCGTCTGTCGGGCGGCGCGGCCCTGCGGTTCGAACGGGGCGGCGTCCAGGTCGCCGCCGTGGGCTGCTTCCTGCTGATGAGCGGTCCCGAGGCGGAACTGGACGTGCTGCGCAAGGTCGCCGCGACCATCGCGGTCCAGGACGTCGACGAGACCCGCCAGGTGCTGGAGGAGATGGGCGCGGCCGTCCTCGCGGGGCCGCTGCCCACCCCCGTCGGCCGCAACCTGATCGCGCGGCACCCGGACGGGGCGGTCTACGAGTACGCGGACCGCCGCTCCTGA